A single genomic interval of Euwallacea similis isolate ESF13 chromosome 2, ESF131.1, whole genome shotgun sequence harbors:
- the Efa6 gene encoding PH and SEC7 domain-containing protein isoform X1, with product MAEELLVVLNRNENAGLGFSLLQKPGLPPIIYNILDDSPAAESGEVQVGDVILKVNETDVIKYSTREVLKCLRLSSDPVTLKIKRDPKIKSTVRKHLQSTTGPDQGPRERSPLANKGRPEPAVHRTHHGRHLAATNGRLPPEHEPLLLEHERLQGEPQLPKMGAPKFEAYMMTGEHILNISRMPQTTSIIPKQQKKADHSRYHNSHAHHLRHQPKEHNSVPNSPNETDLSRGGRSSGPNSAHTSPVGGARKDHPPVQHSPQDAYPANSFVRTSRSEDQLQIQNNLGGAVSTANSEADEDVASSLNTLLDTRPDSANSDSDRIVWTYNAPISELHKLGHTLSNGSSSSHNSNTSASSSPLHTGSPNSPTSVSSSVMSSQSGSRRAPYTVTTGLQQQQTLDFSVSEAISNISSPDYHDDDDSVGIRDYVMEISDHSDSDSTLLGPEPGKRRANSRIPNEGAAPSDHKIVIQVRGPHDKRGLDNGDSVLDQVISEVNEEEGREDDKRSSPQSSEDESDVDSLHSFHYSPKAVDMPSAIRLAKRLYGLDGFKKSDVSRHLSKNNDFSRAVAEEYLKYFNFEKDTLDIALRKFLKQFSLTGETQERERVLVHFSKRYLDCNPGSFNSQDAVHTLTCAIMLLNTDLHTQNVGRKMNCADFIENLNDLNEGENFSKDILKHLYHAIKGHPLEWALDNDDGDVGQSHLRNNEVNLLGNPFLDVPNSSNAVEYKKGYVMRKCCYEANAKRSLCCVFLAPFHKRSWKMFYCTLRDMVLYLHKDENGFRKNQMGGDNLHNAIRIHHALATKAQDYTKKQYVFRLQTADQAEYLFQTSDSKELQSWIDTVNFVAASFSAPPLEAAVGSQKKFQRPLLPCSHTKLNLREQLEDHEERVVRLETTLEDHRKNPPDKGAKSLVVQNYKEKEAYLVFEIKRYRTYAYMLRSRAPAPINPPIIETAPAVRLAQNSIGEVDESVTSPQQSHVLVVEGNGGGLVPPPIPERRSSPVTNRRSPSSKKKPQNNVHLVNYMDVGSHLCY from the exons ATGGCTGAAGAGTTGTTGGTAGTGTTAAATCGCAATGAAAATGCGGGATTAGGGTTTTCGTTGCTACAAAAACCGGGACTTCCACccataatttataatattctGGACGACTCCCCGGCGGCCGAGAGCGGAGAG GTCCAAGTCGGAGATGTGATATTAAAAGTAAACGAAACAGACGTAATTAAGTACAGCACGAGGGAGG tTCTAAAATGCCTGCGATTATCTTCAGACCCAGTTACACTAAAAATTAAACGCG ATCCGAAGATTAAATCTACGGTCCGCAAACACCTTCAATCGACAACAGGGCCAGACCAAGGGCCCCGAGAACGGTCCCCCCTAGCCAACAAAGGGCGGCCAGAGCCGGCCGTGCACCGGACACACCATGGGCGGCATTTGGCCGCCACAAATGGCCGACTGCCGCCGGAACACGAGCCCCTTTTGTTGGAACACGAACGTCTTCAAGGGGAACCACAGCTCCCCAAAATGGGCGCACCCAAGTTTGAGGCCTACATGATGACTGGTGAACACATACTCAATATTTCCAGGATGCCACAGACTACTAGCATAATTCCCAAGCAACAAAAGAAG GCGGACCATTCAAGGTACCATAACAGCCACGCTCACCATTTGCGGCATCAGCCCAAAGAACATAACTCAGTGCCAAATAGCCCCAACGAGACGGACCTGAGCCGAGGGGGTCGTTCATCGGGGCCTAACTCGGCGCACACTTCTCCCGTAGGGGGCGCTCGAAAGGACCATCCTCCGGTACAA CATTCACCTCAAGATGCTTATCCGGCTAACAGTTTCGTTCGAACCAGCCGGAGCGAGGATCAGCTTCAGATCCAGAATAATTTGGGCGGTGCCGTGAGCACAGCCAATTCAGAGGCGGACGAAGATGTCGCCAGCTCTTTAAATACGCTTCTAGATACTCGGCCTGATTCGGCTAATAGTGATAGCGatag GATCGTATGGACGTATAATGCCCCAATTTCTGAATTGCACAAATTGGGCCATACGTTGTCCAATGGCAGCAGCTCGTCGCATAACAGCAACACGTCAGCCTCAAGTAGTCCTCTGCACACGGGTTCCCCAAATTCTCCCACATCTGTGTCTTCCTCTGTGATGTCGAGCCAGTCGGGTTCCCGTCGCGCTCCCTATACAGTGACCACTGGTCTGCAGCAACAGCAAACGCTTGATTTCAGTGTTTCGGAAG cTATTTCCAACATTTCCAGTCCGGACTACCACGACGACGATGACAGCGTGGGCATTCGTGACTACGTCATGGAGATCAGCGATCATAGCGATAGCGACAGCACGCTGCTCGGTCCAGAACCGGGTAAAAGACGTGCCAATTCTAGAATTCCTAATGAGGGGGCTGCGCCAAGCGATCACAAGATCGTGATCCAGGTGCGTGGTCCCCATGACAAAAGAGGTCTAGACAATGGAGACAGTGTTTTGGATCAAGTTATTTCg gAGGTGAATGAGGAGGAAGGCAGGGAGGATGACAAGAGGTCGTCGCCTCAATCCTCGGAGGACGAAAGCGATGTGGACAGTTTGCATAGTTTCCATTACTCGCCGAAGGCAGTTGATATGCCTTCGGCCATTAGGTTAGCGAAGAGATTGTACGGTTTGGACGGGTTTAAAAAATCCGACGTGTCGAGGCATCTCAGTAAAAA CAATGACTTCAGTAGGGCTGTGGCAGAAGAATACTTAAAATACTTTAACTTCGAGAAAGATACCTTAGATATAGCTTTAAGAAAGTTCCTTAAACAATTCTCCTTGACCGGCGAAACGCAGGAGCGTGAAAGAGTGTTAGTGCATTTCTCTAAAAGATATTTGGACTGCAATCCTGGATCGTTTAACTCACAAG ATGCGGTGCATACACTTACGTGCGCAATCATGCTTCTAAATACCGACCTGCACACTCAAAACGTGGGCCGGAAAATGAATTGTGCCGATTTCATCGAAAACCTCAATGATCTGAATGAGGGCGAGAACTTCTCCAAGGACATATTGAAGCATTTGTATCACGCTATCAAAGGCCATCCTTTAGAGTGGGCTCT GGACAATGACGACGGGGATGTGGGGCAGTCGCATTTGAGGAATAATGAAGTGAATTTGTTAGGAAACCCCTTCCTGGATGTGCCAAACTCATCGAATGCAGTGGAGTACAAAAAGGGTTATGTGATGCGGAAGTGTTGCTACGAAGCCAATGCCAAAAGAA GCCTCTGCTGCGTTTTTCTAGCGCCGTTCCACAAGCGCAGCTGGAAGATGTTCTACTGCACACTCAGAGACATGGTCCTGTATCTGCATAAAGATGAGAACGGATTTCGTAAGAACCAAATGGGCGGCGACAATTTGCACAATGCCATCAGAATACACCATGCTCTAGCTACCAAGGCGCAAGATTATACCAAGAAGCAGTATGTGTTTCGACTCCAGACAGCTGATCAAGCGGAGTATCTTTTTCAGACAAG TGACTCCAAGGAATTGCAATCGTGGATAGATACTGTTAACTTTGTTGCCGCTAGTTTCTCGGCCCCCCCACTCGAGGCTGCAGTGGGGTCCCAGAAGAAGTTTCAAAGGCCGCTCTTGCCCTGCAGCCatacaaaactaaatttg CGCGAACAACTGGAAGATCACGAGGAGAGAGTAGTGAGACTGGAAACCACGTTGGAGGATCACAGAAAGAACCCGCCCGATAAAGGCGCCAAATCTCTAGTAGTTCAAAACTACAAGGAAAAAGAAGCTTATCTGGTATTTGAG attAAACGGTACCGTACCTACGCTTACATGCTGCGATCACGAGCCCCCGCTCCCATCAACCCCCCGATAATCGAAACCGCCCCCGCAGTACGATTGGCCCAAAACAGCATCGGGGAGGTGGACGAATCGGTAACCTCCCCTCAACAAAGTCACGTGTTGGTGGTGGAGGGCAATGGGGGCGGCTTAGTGCCACCCCCCATTCCGGAACGTAGATCGTCACCAGTTACAAACAG GCGTTCCCCGTCTTCCAAAAAGAAGCCGCAAAACAATGTTCACTTGGTAAACTATATGGACGTAGGATCGCATCTTTGTTACTAA
- the Efa6 gene encoding PH and SEC7 domain-containing protein isoform X3: MAEELLVVLNRNENAGLGFSLLQKPGLPPIIYNILDDSPAAESGEVQVGDVILKVNETDVIKYSTREVLKCLRLSSDPVTLKIKRDPKIKSTVRKHLQSTTGPDQGPRERSPLANKGRPEPAVHRTHHGRHLAATNGRLPPEHEPLLLEHERLQGEPQLPKMGAPKFEAYMMTGEHILNISRMPQTTSIIPKQQKKADHSRYHNSHAHHLRHQPKEHNSVPNSPNETDLSRGGRSSGPNSAHTSPVGGARKDHPPVQHSPQDAYPANSFVRTSRSEDQLQIQNNLGGAVSTANSEADEDVASSLNTLLDTRPDSANSDSDRIVWTYNAPISELHKLGHTLSNGSSSSHNSNTSASSSPLHTGSPNSPTSVSSSVMSSQSGSRRAPYTVTTGLQQQQTLDFSVSEAISNISSPDYHDDDDSVGIRDYVMEISDHSDSDSTLLGPEPGKRRANSRIPNEGAAPSDHKIVIQVRGPHDKRGLDNGDSVLDQVISEVNEEEGREDDKRSSPQSSEDESDVDSLHSFHYSPKAVDMPSAIRLAKRLYGLDGFKKSDVSRHLSKNNDFSRAVAEEYLKYFNFEKDTLDIALRKFLKQFSLTGETQERERVLVHFSKRYLDCNPGSFNSQDAVHTLTCAIMLLNTDLHTQNVGRKMNCADFIENLNDLNEGENFSKDILKHLYHAIKGHPLEWALDNDDGDVGQSHLRNNEVNLLGNPFLDVPNSSNAVEYKKGYVMRKCCYEANAKRSLCCVFLAPFHKRSWKMFYCTLRDMVLYLHKDENGFRKNQMGGDNLHNAIRIHHALATKAQDYTKKQYVFRLQTADQAEYLFQTSDSKELQSWIDTVNFVAASFSAPPLEAAVGSQKKFQRPLLPCSHTKLNLREQLEDHEERVVRLETTLEDHRKNPPDKGAKSLVVQNYKEKEAYLVFEIKRYRTYAYMLRSRAPAPINPPIIETAPAVRLAQNSIGEVDESVTSPQQSHVLVVEGNGGGLVPPPIPERRSSPVTNRCSITFVHITFCHAESSI, translated from the exons ATGGCTGAAGAGTTGTTGGTAGTGTTAAATCGCAATGAAAATGCGGGATTAGGGTTTTCGTTGCTACAAAAACCGGGACTTCCACccataatttataatattctGGACGACTCCCCGGCGGCCGAGAGCGGAGAG GTCCAAGTCGGAGATGTGATATTAAAAGTAAACGAAACAGACGTAATTAAGTACAGCACGAGGGAGG tTCTAAAATGCCTGCGATTATCTTCAGACCCAGTTACACTAAAAATTAAACGCG ATCCGAAGATTAAATCTACGGTCCGCAAACACCTTCAATCGACAACAGGGCCAGACCAAGGGCCCCGAGAACGGTCCCCCCTAGCCAACAAAGGGCGGCCAGAGCCGGCCGTGCACCGGACACACCATGGGCGGCATTTGGCCGCCACAAATGGCCGACTGCCGCCGGAACACGAGCCCCTTTTGTTGGAACACGAACGTCTTCAAGGGGAACCACAGCTCCCCAAAATGGGCGCACCCAAGTTTGAGGCCTACATGATGACTGGTGAACACATACTCAATATTTCCAGGATGCCACAGACTACTAGCATAATTCCCAAGCAACAAAAGAAG GCGGACCATTCAAGGTACCATAACAGCCACGCTCACCATTTGCGGCATCAGCCCAAAGAACATAACTCAGTGCCAAATAGCCCCAACGAGACGGACCTGAGCCGAGGGGGTCGTTCATCGGGGCCTAACTCGGCGCACACTTCTCCCGTAGGGGGCGCTCGAAAGGACCATCCTCCGGTACAA CATTCACCTCAAGATGCTTATCCGGCTAACAGTTTCGTTCGAACCAGCCGGAGCGAGGATCAGCTTCAGATCCAGAATAATTTGGGCGGTGCCGTGAGCACAGCCAATTCAGAGGCGGACGAAGATGTCGCCAGCTCTTTAAATACGCTTCTAGATACTCGGCCTGATTCGGCTAATAGTGATAGCGatag GATCGTATGGACGTATAATGCCCCAATTTCTGAATTGCACAAATTGGGCCATACGTTGTCCAATGGCAGCAGCTCGTCGCATAACAGCAACACGTCAGCCTCAAGTAGTCCTCTGCACACGGGTTCCCCAAATTCTCCCACATCTGTGTCTTCCTCTGTGATGTCGAGCCAGTCGGGTTCCCGTCGCGCTCCCTATACAGTGACCACTGGTCTGCAGCAACAGCAAACGCTTGATTTCAGTGTTTCGGAAG cTATTTCCAACATTTCCAGTCCGGACTACCACGACGACGATGACAGCGTGGGCATTCGTGACTACGTCATGGAGATCAGCGATCATAGCGATAGCGACAGCACGCTGCTCGGTCCAGAACCGGGTAAAAGACGTGCCAATTCTAGAATTCCTAATGAGGGGGCTGCGCCAAGCGATCACAAGATCGTGATCCAGGTGCGTGGTCCCCATGACAAAAGAGGTCTAGACAATGGAGACAGTGTTTTGGATCAAGTTATTTCg gAGGTGAATGAGGAGGAAGGCAGGGAGGATGACAAGAGGTCGTCGCCTCAATCCTCGGAGGACGAAAGCGATGTGGACAGTTTGCATAGTTTCCATTACTCGCCGAAGGCAGTTGATATGCCTTCGGCCATTAGGTTAGCGAAGAGATTGTACGGTTTGGACGGGTTTAAAAAATCCGACGTGTCGAGGCATCTCAGTAAAAA CAATGACTTCAGTAGGGCTGTGGCAGAAGAATACTTAAAATACTTTAACTTCGAGAAAGATACCTTAGATATAGCTTTAAGAAAGTTCCTTAAACAATTCTCCTTGACCGGCGAAACGCAGGAGCGTGAAAGAGTGTTAGTGCATTTCTCTAAAAGATATTTGGACTGCAATCCTGGATCGTTTAACTCACAAG ATGCGGTGCATACACTTACGTGCGCAATCATGCTTCTAAATACCGACCTGCACACTCAAAACGTGGGCCGGAAAATGAATTGTGCCGATTTCATCGAAAACCTCAATGATCTGAATGAGGGCGAGAACTTCTCCAAGGACATATTGAAGCATTTGTATCACGCTATCAAAGGCCATCCTTTAGAGTGGGCTCT GGACAATGACGACGGGGATGTGGGGCAGTCGCATTTGAGGAATAATGAAGTGAATTTGTTAGGAAACCCCTTCCTGGATGTGCCAAACTCATCGAATGCAGTGGAGTACAAAAAGGGTTATGTGATGCGGAAGTGTTGCTACGAAGCCAATGCCAAAAGAA GCCTCTGCTGCGTTTTTCTAGCGCCGTTCCACAAGCGCAGCTGGAAGATGTTCTACTGCACACTCAGAGACATGGTCCTGTATCTGCATAAAGATGAGAACGGATTTCGTAAGAACCAAATGGGCGGCGACAATTTGCACAATGCCATCAGAATACACCATGCTCTAGCTACCAAGGCGCAAGATTATACCAAGAAGCAGTATGTGTTTCGACTCCAGACAGCTGATCAAGCGGAGTATCTTTTTCAGACAAG TGACTCCAAGGAATTGCAATCGTGGATAGATACTGTTAACTTTGTTGCCGCTAGTTTCTCGGCCCCCCCACTCGAGGCTGCAGTGGGGTCCCAGAAGAAGTTTCAAAGGCCGCTCTTGCCCTGCAGCCatacaaaactaaatttg CGCGAACAACTGGAAGATCACGAGGAGAGAGTAGTGAGACTGGAAACCACGTTGGAGGATCACAGAAAGAACCCGCCCGATAAAGGCGCCAAATCTCTAGTAGTTCAAAACTACAAGGAAAAAGAAGCTTATCTGGTATTTGAG attAAACGGTACCGTACCTACGCTTACATGCTGCGATCACGAGCCCCCGCTCCCATCAACCCCCCGATAATCGAAACCGCCCCCGCAGTACGATTGGCCCAAAACAGCATCGGGGAGGTGGACGAATCGGTAACCTCCCCTCAACAAAGTCACGTGTTGGTGGTGGAGGGCAATGGGGGCGGCTTAGTGCCACCCCCCATTCCGGAACGTAGATCGTCACCAGTTACAAACAG GTGTAGTATTACTTTTGTGCACATTACTTTCTGCCATGCCGAAAGCTCTATCTAA
- the Efa6 gene encoding PH and SEC7 domain-containing protein isoform X2, protein MAEELLVVLNRNENAGLGFSLLQKPGLPPIIYNILDDSPAAESGEVQVGDVILKVNETDVIKYSTREVLKCLRLSSDPVTLKIKRDPKIKSTVRKHLQSTTGPDQGPRERSPLANKGRPEPAVHRTHHGRHLAATNGRLPPEHEPLLLEHERLQGEPQLPKMGAPKFEAYMMTGEHILNISRMPQTTSIIPKQQKKADHSRYHNSHAHHLRHQPKEHNSVPNSPNETDLSRGGRSSGPNSAHTSPVGGARKDHPPVQHSPQDAYPANSFVRTSRSEDQLQIQNNLGGAVSTANSEADEDVASSLNTLLDTRPDSANSDSDRIVWTYNAPISELHKLGHTLSNGSSSSHNSNTSASSSPLHTGSPNSPTSVSSSVMSSQSGSRRAPYTVTTGLQQQQTLDFSVSEAISNISSPDYHDDDDSVGIRDYVMEISDHSDSDSTLLGPEPGKRRANSRIPNEGAAPSDHKIVIQVRGPHDKRGLDNGDSVLDQVISEVNEEEGREDDKRSSPQSSEDESDVDSLHSFHYSPKAVDMPSAIRLAKRLYGLDGFKKSDVSRHLSKNNDFSRAVAEEYLKYFNFEKDTLDIALRKFLKQFSLTGETQERERVLVHFSKRYLDCNPGSFNSQDAVHTLTCAIMLLNTDLHTQNVGRKMNCADFIENLNDLNEGENFSKDILKHLYHAIKGHPLEWALDNDDGDVGQSHLRNNEVNLLGNPFLDVPNSSNAVEYKKGYVMRKCCYEANAKRTPFHKRSWKMFYCTLRDMVLYLHKDENGFRKNQMGGDNLHNAIRIHHALATKAQDYTKKQYVFRLQTADQAEYLFQTSDSKELQSWIDTVNFVAASFSAPPLEAAVGSQKKFQRPLLPCSHTKLNLREQLEDHEERVVRLETTLEDHRKNPPDKGAKSLVVQNYKEKEAYLVFEIKRYRTYAYMLRSRAPAPINPPIIETAPAVRLAQNSIGEVDESVTSPQQSHVLVVEGNGGGLVPPPIPERRSSPVTNRRSPSSKKKPQNNVHLVNYMDVGSHLCY, encoded by the exons ATGGCTGAAGAGTTGTTGGTAGTGTTAAATCGCAATGAAAATGCGGGATTAGGGTTTTCGTTGCTACAAAAACCGGGACTTCCACccataatttataatattctGGACGACTCCCCGGCGGCCGAGAGCGGAGAG GTCCAAGTCGGAGATGTGATATTAAAAGTAAACGAAACAGACGTAATTAAGTACAGCACGAGGGAGG tTCTAAAATGCCTGCGATTATCTTCAGACCCAGTTACACTAAAAATTAAACGCG ATCCGAAGATTAAATCTACGGTCCGCAAACACCTTCAATCGACAACAGGGCCAGACCAAGGGCCCCGAGAACGGTCCCCCCTAGCCAACAAAGGGCGGCCAGAGCCGGCCGTGCACCGGACACACCATGGGCGGCATTTGGCCGCCACAAATGGCCGACTGCCGCCGGAACACGAGCCCCTTTTGTTGGAACACGAACGTCTTCAAGGGGAACCACAGCTCCCCAAAATGGGCGCACCCAAGTTTGAGGCCTACATGATGACTGGTGAACACATACTCAATATTTCCAGGATGCCACAGACTACTAGCATAATTCCCAAGCAACAAAAGAAG GCGGACCATTCAAGGTACCATAACAGCCACGCTCACCATTTGCGGCATCAGCCCAAAGAACATAACTCAGTGCCAAATAGCCCCAACGAGACGGACCTGAGCCGAGGGGGTCGTTCATCGGGGCCTAACTCGGCGCACACTTCTCCCGTAGGGGGCGCTCGAAAGGACCATCCTCCGGTACAA CATTCACCTCAAGATGCTTATCCGGCTAACAGTTTCGTTCGAACCAGCCGGAGCGAGGATCAGCTTCAGATCCAGAATAATTTGGGCGGTGCCGTGAGCACAGCCAATTCAGAGGCGGACGAAGATGTCGCCAGCTCTTTAAATACGCTTCTAGATACTCGGCCTGATTCGGCTAATAGTGATAGCGatag GATCGTATGGACGTATAATGCCCCAATTTCTGAATTGCACAAATTGGGCCATACGTTGTCCAATGGCAGCAGCTCGTCGCATAACAGCAACACGTCAGCCTCAAGTAGTCCTCTGCACACGGGTTCCCCAAATTCTCCCACATCTGTGTCTTCCTCTGTGATGTCGAGCCAGTCGGGTTCCCGTCGCGCTCCCTATACAGTGACCACTGGTCTGCAGCAACAGCAAACGCTTGATTTCAGTGTTTCGGAAG cTATTTCCAACATTTCCAGTCCGGACTACCACGACGACGATGACAGCGTGGGCATTCGTGACTACGTCATGGAGATCAGCGATCATAGCGATAGCGACAGCACGCTGCTCGGTCCAGAACCGGGTAAAAGACGTGCCAATTCTAGAATTCCTAATGAGGGGGCTGCGCCAAGCGATCACAAGATCGTGATCCAGGTGCGTGGTCCCCATGACAAAAGAGGTCTAGACAATGGAGACAGTGTTTTGGATCAAGTTATTTCg gAGGTGAATGAGGAGGAAGGCAGGGAGGATGACAAGAGGTCGTCGCCTCAATCCTCGGAGGACGAAAGCGATGTGGACAGTTTGCATAGTTTCCATTACTCGCCGAAGGCAGTTGATATGCCTTCGGCCATTAGGTTAGCGAAGAGATTGTACGGTTTGGACGGGTTTAAAAAATCCGACGTGTCGAGGCATCTCAGTAAAAA CAATGACTTCAGTAGGGCTGTGGCAGAAGAATACTTAAAATACTTTAACTTCGAGAAAGATACCTTAGATATAGCTTTAAGAAAGTTCCTTAAACAATTCTCCTTGACCGGCGAAACGCAGGAGCGTGAAAGAGTGTTAGTGCATTTCTCTAAAAGATATTTGGACTGCAATCCTGGATCGTTTAACTCACAAG ATGCGGTGCATACACTTACGTGCGCAATCATGCTTCTAAATACCGACCTGCACACTCAAAACGTGGGCCGGAAAATGAATTGTGCCGATTTCATCGAAAACCTCAATGATCTGAATGAGGGCGAGAACTTCTCCAAGGACATATTGAAGCATTTGTATCACGCTATCAAAGGCCATCCTTTAGAGTGGGCTCT GGACAATGACGACGGGGATGTGGGGCAGTCGCATTTGAGGAATAATGAAGTGAATTTGTTAGGAAACCCCTTCCTGGATGTGCCAAACTCATCGAATGCAGTGGAGTACAAAAAGGGTTATGTGATGCGGAAGTGTTGCTACGAAGCCAATGCCAAAAGAA CGCCGTTCCACAAGCGCAGCTGGAAGATGTTCTACTGCACACTCAGAGACATGGTCCTGTATCTGCATAAAGATGAGAACGGATTTCGTAAGAACCAAATGGGCGGCGACAATTTGCACAATGCCATCAGAATACACCATGCTCTAGCTACCAAGGCGCAAGATTATACCAAGAAGCAGTATGTGTTTCGACTCCAGACAGCTGATCAAGCGGAGTATCTTTTTCAGACAAG TGACTCCAAGGAATTGCAATCGTGGATAGATACTGTTAACTTTGTTGCCGCTAGTTTCTCGGCCCCCCCACTCGAGGCTGCAGTGGGGTCCCAGAAGAAGTTTCAAAGGCCGCTCTTGCCCTGCAGCCatacaaaactaaatttg CGCGAACAACTGGAAGATCACGAGGAGAGAGTAGTGAGACTGGAAACCACGTTGGAGGATCACAGAAAGAACCCGCCCGATAAAGGCGCCAAATCTCTAGTAGTTCAAAACTACAAGGAAAAAGAAGCTTATCTGGTATTTGAG attAAACGGTACCGTACCTACGCTTACATGCTGCGATCACGAGCCCCCGCTCCCATCAACCCCCCGATAATCGAAACCGCCCCCGCAGTACGATTGGCCCAAAACAGCATCGGGGAGGTGGACGAATCGGTAACCTCCCCTCAACAAAGTCACGTGTTGGTGGTGGAGGGCAATGGGGGCGGCTTAGTGCCACCCCCCATTCCGGAACGTAGATCGTCACCAGTTACAAACAG GCGTTCCCCGTCTTCCAAAAAGAAGCCGCAAAACAATGTTCACTTGGTAAACTATATGGACGTAGGATCGCATCTTTGTTACTAA